One stretch of Nicotiana tabacum cultivar K326 chromosome 18, ASM71507v2, whole genome shotgun sequence DNA includes these proteins:
- the LOC142172639 gene encoding uncharacterized protein LOC142172639 has translation MGAWRSSGDANSMWSTTTNCIREAAREVLGVSTGVIGRHKGEWWWNEVVQGKVEAKKEAYQALGGSIGEWERRACMERYKVARKEAKMAVTKAKTAAYSHMYEELGEKGGENKLFRLTKLRERKARDLDRVRCIKEDGGRVLMEDSQIKRR, from the coding sequence atgggagcttggaggagcagtggtgaTGCGAACTCTATGTGGTCAACGACAACAAACTGTATAAGAgaggctgcgagagaggtgttaggggtctcaacGGGTGTCATCGGCAGACACAAAGGAGaatggtggtggaatgaagtggtacaaggtaaagtggaagccaaAAAGGAGGCGTACCAGGCGTTAGGGGGGAGCATAGGCGAGTGGGAGAGGCGAGcgtgcatggagaggtataaggtagctaggaaggaagcgAAGATGGCGGTCACGAAGGCTAAGACTGCAGCTTATAGTCATATGTACGAGGAACTAGGGGAAAAAGGAGGGGAGAATAAGTTATTTAGGCTGACCAAGCTGAGAGAGAGGAAAGCTCGAGATTTAGACCGAGTGAGATGTATCAAGGAAGACGGTGggagagtattgatggaagattcccagattaagaggagatga